The sequence CGCGCGCGTTATGTCGTGGGGTCCTTGGGTGGGATCGCGGCGATGGCCTATTTCGGCTATCATGCCGTGAACGGCGAACGCGGCTTTCTGGCCTGGATGGAAATCCGCCAGCAGATCGACGCCACCTCGCGCTTCGCCGGGCGGGTGGTCCAGCAGCGCCGTACCTGGGAAGACAGGGTGCGCCGCCTGCAGGCCGAAAGCCTCGACCCGGATCTCTTGGACGAACGGGCCCGCCTGATGGGCAACTTGGCCCTGCCGGGTGACGTGATCATCCTGACCGGCCCGCCGAAAGTGGCCGGCGCCAAATAGCCTTGGCCCAGTGACGGCCGGCACAGCCTCCTTTCCGATTCCCGCCCATTCTTTCATGCTCGCGAATGAAGGGAAGGAAGGGCGATGCTGGAACGGCGCCACCAATCCCGTCACGAGGCCGTGCCGATCCTGCTGGAGATCGGGGGTACCTCATT comes from Magnetospirillum sp. WYHS-4 and encodes:
- a CDS encoding septum formation initiator family protein — its product is MAIAEEFRKRARYVVGSLGGIAAMAYFGYHAVNGERGFLAWMEIRQQIDATSRFAGRVVQQRRTWEDRVRRLQAESLDPDLLDERARLMGNLALPGDVIILTGPPKVAGAK